The following are encoded in a window of Gemmatimonadaceae bacterium genomic DNA:
- a CDS encoding MarR family transcriptional regulator translates to MGKAFETPAGSVWPLFLTAHAVLVERIEARLASAGLPPLAWYDVLWALERAPERRLRMSELADHVVLSRSNLTRLVDRLEEAGLVARERSEEDRRGAYAVITPAGREQRRKMWPTYEAGIREVFDAHVGDVEARHMSAALQRMLGAARGLPRPNAPGKR, encoded by the coding sequence ATGGGGAAGGCATTCGAAACGCCGGCGGGCTCGGTGTGGCCGCTGTTCCTGACGGCCCACGCGGTGCTGGTGGAACGCATCGAGGCGCGGCTGGCGAGCGCGGGCCTGCCCCCGCTCGCGTGGTACGACGTGCTGTGGGCGCTGGAGCGGGCCCCCGAGCGGCGGCTGCGCATGAGCGAGCTGGCGGACCACGTCGTGCTCTCGCGCAGCAACCTGACGCGGCTGGTGGACCGCCTCGAGGAAGCGGGCCTGGTCGCGCGGGAGCGCTCGGAGGAAGATCGTCGCGGCGCCTACGCGGTGATCACGCCCGCGGGACGGGAACAGCGCCGGAAGATGTGGCCGACCTACGAGGCCGGCATCCGTGAGGTCTTCGATGCGCACGTCGGCGACGTTGAGGCGCGACACATGTCGGCTGCGCTGCAGCGGATGCTTGGTGCTGCCCGCGGACTACCGCGACCGAATGCTCCCGGGAAACGCTAG